One window of the Dreissena polymorpha isolate Duluth1 chromosome 5, UMN_Dpol_1.0, whole genome shotgun sequence genome contains the following:
- the LOC127881653 gene encoding uncharacterized protein LOC127881653, translating to MRSRRMLCRKQCIFLIVVLPLLIVPAVLIIKHSDGHIDEIFIPPKRLPNSQGTYIGPVVQYEHVNLTGVQKIVRPIDAPKARPAKCYDYVWSGNCRDTCYSFNILVRKKQRKQIVLKCEKSKTQLKTVYTPKQKMVHKVDFKDSCLQKVTEWYCRDKLSVPNIVHYVWFGKWEFQFIHFLSFLSAFKVQKPCLIMVHADKLPTGNLWNYFLQICQKVVHVKRKQPKTVMDKKLTFIEHKADVAKLEALKEYGGIYLDTDQVLLKPLEMFRSYDVTIGLDNGGQVANSIILAKKNAAFINLWLEEYRTFTKNDGNKHSQIIPFTLAQKFPHLVKIVGDELSAPNAYKILDLYARNFDWTRQYGMHMHLKLRQKSFGKEKFDMDTVKTMNTTAGAVARYILYGNTDLCTPPKGYIRH from the exons ATGCGAAGTAGGAGAATGCTGTGCCGCAAACAGTGCATCTTTTTGATCGTTGTGCTTCCACTACTCATAGTGCCCGCCGTGTTAATCATCAAACACTCAGACGGACACATAGACGAGATCTTTATCCCTCCTAAACGTCTGCCCAACAGCCAGGGAACGTACATCGGGCCGGTTGTCCAGTATGAACACGTCAACTTAACGGGAG tacAAAAAATTGTTCGACCGATAGACGCGCCAAAAGCACGCCCTGCAAAATGTTATGACTACGTTTGGTCAGGAAACTGCCGCGACACCTGCTATTCCTTCAACATTCTAGTGAGGAAGAAGCAGAGAAAGCAGATCGTTCTGAAATGTGAGAAATCAAAGACTCAGCTGAAGACCGTCTACACGCCGAAACAGAAAATGGTACACAAGGTAGACTTCAAAGATTCGTGTCTTCAAAAGGTCACGGAATGGTACTGCCGCGACAAGCTGAGCGTTCCGAATATCGTTCACTATGTGTGGTTCGGCAAATGGGAATTTCAGTTCATTCATTTCTTGAGTTTTCTGAGCGCGTTCAAGGTTCAGAAGCCATGTTTGATAATGGTCCACGCAGACAAGCTACCGACCGGAAATTTGTGGAACTATTTCTTGCAAATCTGCCAAAAAGTAGTCCATGTCAAACGTAAGCAACCGAAGACCGTCATGGACAAAAAGCTGACGTTTATTGAACACAAAGCCGATGTCGCCAAACTAGAGGCATTGAAAG AGTACGGTGGTATCTACCTGGACACCGATCAGGTGTTGTTGAAGCCCCTCGAAATGTTCCGCAGCTATGACGTCACCATCGGCCTCGACAACGGAGGTCAGGTCGCAAACTCCATAATCCTCGCCAAGAAGAACGCGGCGTTCATCAATCTCTGGCTCGAAGAGTATCGGACTTTCACGAAGAATGACGGAAACAAGCACTCGCAGATAATACCCTTCACCCTCGCGCAAAAGTTTCCGCACTTAGTTAAAATAGTCGGTGATGAGCTCTCCGCACCGAACGCGTACAAGATATTGGATTTGTACGCGCGTAACTTCGACTGGACGCGTCAGTACGGGATGCACATGCATCTCAAGCTTCGACAAAAGTCGTTCGGAAAAGAGAAATTCGACATGGACACTGTTAAAACTATGAACACAACGGCCGGCGCGGTTGCTAGGTACATTCTTTATGGTAACACGGATTTGTGCACGCCGCCAAAAGGGTATATAAGACATTAG